Proteins from a single region of Deltaproteobacteria bacterium:
- a CDS encoding HAMP domain-containing protein: MHRTLRLQLIAIVVATVATVLAASQWLDTRLSESALEHDLEERAVLYLRTVESLWGRTGAEALRRKLQTLVDGDRELTAVDVLRQRAGRFELALTTRPAGESAPLELDAAQQAALLAEGVLRTATATEGREGAEIWRMAGPLVRDGALAGAVQVEFSLLEVARLERRLRSIGGIFLVSSIGLISFLLALFLERRVGHPVAALVGGMRRAEAGELEARVSVPGGGEFAFLAGSFNRMLARLEDLTAGLESRVRQATRELADANRELKEANEKLWSAQLEVGRSERLAALGQMAATIAHELGTPLNSVLGYTQLLLREDLPAEHANKLAVIESQVQRMIETIRSVLGRTRDREIGRGPVALAPLVTEALALVATRLAGRALVLRSEVPPDLPPVPGDVAALRQVLINLLANAIDATEPPGTIVVGAGVLSPNGRGPHLEITVRDSGHGMPEDEIRRVFEPFYTTKAPGRGTGLGLAIVDHVVRAHGGQVVVESSPGRGTTMHVRLPLEA; encoded by the coding sequence GTGCACCGTACGCTGCGCCTGCAGCTGATCGCGATCGTGGTGGCCACCGTCGCCACCGTGCTGGCCGCCTCCCAGTGGCTCGACACCCGCCTCTCGGAGAGCGCCCTCGAACACGACCTCGAGGAGCGTGCGGTTCTCTACCTGCGTACGGTCGAGTCACTCTGGGGGCGCACCGGTGCCGAGGCGCTGCGCCGCAAGCTCCAGACGCTGGTCGACGGCGACCGCGAGCTCACCGCGGTGGACGTGCTCCGGCAGCGGGCGGGCCGCTTCGAGCTCGCGCTCACCACCCGGCCGGCGGGCGAGAGCGCACCGCTCGAGCTCGATGCCGCGCAGCAGGCCGCGCTCCTGGCCGAGGGGGTCCTGCGCACCGCGACCGCGACCGAGGGCCGTGAGGGCGCGGAGATCTGGCGCATGGCCGGCCCGCTCGTGCGCGACGGTGCGCTGGCGGGCGCGGTGCAGGTGGAGTTCTCCCTCCTCGAGGTCGCACGCCTCGAGCGCCGGCTGCGCAGCATCGGGGGCATATTCCTGGTGTCCTCGATCGGGCTCATCTCGTTTCTCCTGGCGCTCTTCCTCGAGCGGCGGGTGGGGCACCCGGTGGCGGCGCTCGTCGGCGGCATGCGCCGCGCCGAGGCGGGCGAGCTCGAGGCGCGCGTCAGCGTGCCGGGGGGCGGGGAGTTCGCCTTCCTGGCGGGGAGCTTCAATCGCATGCTGGCGCGGCTCGAGGACCTGACCGCCGGGCTCGAGTCGCGGGTGCGCCAGGCGACGCGCGAGCTGGCCGACGCGAACCGCGAGCTCAAGGAGGCGAACGAGAAGCTCTGGAGCGCGCAGCTCGAGGTCGGCCGCAGCGAGCGGCTGGCCGCCCTCGGGCAGATGGCCGCCACCATCGCCCACGAGCTGGGCACGCCGCTCAACTCGGTGCTCGGCTACACCCAGCTTCTCCTGCGCGAGGACCTGCCGGCCGAACACGCGAACAAGCTCGCGGTGATCGAGTCGCAGGTGCAGCGCATGATCGAGACCATCCGCAGCGTGCTCGGCCGCACCCGCGATCGCGAGATCGGCCGTGGTCCGGTGGCGCTCGCGCCGCTGGTCACCGAGGCGCTCGCGCTGGTCGCGACCCGCCTCGCGGGCCGCGCGCTCGTGCTGCGCAGCGAGGTCCCGCCCGACCTCCCGCCAGTGCCGGGCGACGTGGCCGCGCTGCGCCAGGTGCTCATCAACCTCCTCGCCAACGCCATCGACGCCACCGAGCCGCCGGGTACGATCGTGGTCGGCGCCGGCGTGCTCTCCCCGAACGGCCGCGGGCCGCACCTGGAGATCACGGTCCGCGACAGCGGCCACGGCATGCCGGAGGACGAGATCCGGCGCGTCTTCGAGCCCTTTTACACCACCAAGGCGCCCGGGCGCGGCACCGGCCTCGGGCTCGCCATCGTGGACCACGTCGTGCGCGCGCACGGCGGCCAGGTCGTGGTCGAGTCGAGCCCGGGCCGGGGCACGACGATGCACGTGCGCCTGCCGCTGGAGGCCTGA